gagaggcACTAAGCCACTTAgagagactcagtctcaaaaaaagaaaaaaaaagaaaggggaaaaaaaaaggtgtatcCTCAGgaccaaaaaagggaaaaaaaaaaaaaaaaaaacagagaatttAGACAAGTGCCAAGTAAGCAAGAGTATGGGTAATATGTGGCtatgggggggcgggggggagtGAATGTGAGGAACAGTGTAGTAGGTGCCAGCTGCGCCCAGGACGGATTCTGAGCAAAGGAGAGACAAGACCGGATCCTGATTCCGTAGAAACCCGCCTCGACAGGCCACAACCCCTTTGCaacctctccaagcctcagtttctccaaccACTAAGTGGGTGAAAACCTTGCAAGCTcccaaggacctgggttcagcGCCCTCAGCCCAGGCCGCAGGCCCGTTGCCCCTGGCAACCACGATGGTTCACGCAGTGGCTCCCGCCATCCCCTCCCGGGCTCGGCCTCCCGCTCCTCCCCGATTGCCCCGCTTCTCACCACTGATCGACTTTATCTCTCCACGTCAGCACGGACCTCATTGCGGCTTTCCCCACGCCTCGGggcccctcctcccccacctcagCAACAGGCGCCAGTCTGCAGGCCACTTTAGCTACCTACGCTACCCCTGGCAACGCACATGCGCACTAAGCTACGCGCCTGTGTTCGCAGAGCTCCGAGTACGCATGTCTAAAAGGTAGGGCGCGCAAAAGGGCGAAAGCGCAGATGGAACCGGAAGCCGGAAGGCGTAAGCGCAGCTACGGCGTGCGCGATTGGTCGAGGCGGACGGTGGGCGGTGCGTTTTCCTCAACAAAGGATTTGATTGGCGGAGCCTTGGAAATGGCGGCTGTGGTCAAGGGGGCGGTCGGAAAGCGACTGTGGAGTCTAACAGGCTCTCTCTATCTTCAGGCTTTGGTTGCACCCCCGTGCCTCGAACTGAAGAAAGTTGCACATCTTACTCTTCTTCACACGCAGGGCTTTGCAAGTTGCGGCCTGTCGCTGCAGCTGGACTCCGCTTGACGGGCTCCGCTGGGATGGACATTCGGAGCCTGGGGGACTGCGGACCTGCCCCCTCGGTCGCCTCCCGTGAGcgcccaggcccagaccagctctgtgacctccGGCAAGTTATTTCCCCTTTCGAACCTCAGTTCcaccacctgtaaaatgggaacggGGTTGGACGGTCTGTGGGCCCTTCTAATCTTCCACAGAGGATTGACCAAGACCTCGAGGCCCACATGCTTGGTTACTAGCTCCGGGAGAAGGTCGCTCCTTTTGTAGGATCAGCCCTGGGATGCCCCAGACTGCCTTACGCCGGTGACTAGAAAgctggaaggagcagggaggTTTTGTGGTGCAGGTAGAGGCCGAGTGCGGGGGTGCATGTCTCTAATCcgagcgacttgggaggctgaggcaggaggatctcaagttggaggccagcctcagcaatttagaaaccctgtctcaaaatataatcaGGCTGAGGATGTTGCCCCAGGGTTCAGtcccttaaaacaaacaaaaaagaggtcTACTTTGGTTGGAATATACTACGAATATCGTAGAGGAGATGGCGTATTGGGCAAGCAGGGGCGCCCAGAAATGGGCTCTATGAGAAGTAACAGAGGAACTACAGTTCTTTGCTGCATACTTGGATGTGTGAGATATCAGCCTGGAATGACTtgcccacatttaaaaaataataataatcttctaAACTACCTTAAAATAGatattgcctcttttttttttttttttttttttttttttttttaacaaatgaagaaACGAGTCTTTGAGAGCTTAAGTGACTTGCTGTTGGACACACAGATTTGAGCCCAGACTTTTCGACCAGATTTCTGTGTCTTTAACTCTAAGTTAGTTTCCCTATTTGTAGAAAATATGTTGGATTAGATGATCTGTCTAGATTTGTCcaccttttaaaatgtttgatttaGTGATTAAGATACACTTTTCTGAACTATTTCAATAATAGTACAGGAGAGAAGTGTTAGACCAAATAGTTCTGGTATCAGTTCTGCCAGTAATTTAACCTTTCATCACTCAGTTTTATCAATACAGTGAGAGTAAATCTGATCCTACTTCACAaggttattgtgaagattaagaATGAAGGAGATTTGAAAATTCTTGTCAGAAACTATTTCCCTTTTGAAGGATTGCAATCTCTGATAGAAGTGATAGAAACTCTGACTcagaaaaatgcacatatatgtaaaatttttaccTTATTCGTTTGCAGAAGAGAGGGTTGACTCACTGGCTCCTTTAAGCGGTCCTTTTGATCACTGGTTAAGAGGTCAGTTATTTGTTGGTGTTCTCAAACTTAGGCGAAGTgtcttcagaaattttataatagCTGTGCTCAGTGGTGtatatctgtaattccagcatctcaagagactgaggctggaagattgaaagttcaaagccagcctcagcaatttagtgaggccctaagcaacttagcaaggccctgtctccaaatgaccctgggtttaatccctggtactaaaaaagaaaagaaatctttatGATAGCCCTATTCAATGATTAACCCAAAAAATGTCTAGCCAGGAGCTTGAGCTTTTCATTGTGCAGAGATCTCCAAACTTTTTAACCCAGGTTGGAAGACAAGAAGCTGCTGGAAGACAGGAAGATACTCTCACAGCAAAAAACTGGTCCTTACTGACTTTAATCCCCTCCATTTGAATCTGAATTACCCATGTGGTTCCTACACTGTCATGAATCGATATCAAATCgacagaggaagagaaattttaaagagCTAATCACTTGCGCTTTGTCTTTCCAGTGAGGAAGATGTTGCTGTGGGATTGGAAAGAGTGGGAGAAGATGACAAACAAAGAAGAAGCAGGGAGTGTAAGCCCCTGCTACAAGAGGCCCTGGCCTCTTCTCAGTTTGGTGGTAGCACAGTGACAGAATGCCCCAAACCTGTCCCAGCTGGATGGCAGAGAGTTGTGAAACAAAGGTTATCTGGGAAAACAGCAGGAAGATTCGACGTCTATTTTATCAGGTAAGCATGCAAGGTGGCAGATAAAGATCGTATAGTCAAATAAGTTTGTCTCGACGGGTAGTGGGAAAACTTTGCAGGAATCTTGACTTCTTTCTAATTTTGCCAGGCCATTGGATTCTGTTTGTTCAGTGTAACTGGTTCATGATAGCAAGTCATTTGAGCTCAATTGCATACATTTTGTTCCTCCAACTATGAATGGTATGAATGATGCAGTTGCATTTAAATTAGATTTATGAATTTACTTATGTAGTCACAGGGGAAACCATTTGAAAAGTTCTCtttataacacttttttttcttttcaaatgacaAATGCTCACAACAACATTTCTGACATATTAGTTAGAAATCTGAAATGTGgtccagttctttttaaaagtcacttcTGCTGAGTATGGTGGTACACAGCTATAATTTCAGctgctcgagaggctgaggcagtttgAGGTCAACTGGGCAGCtaggcaagaccctgtcccaaagttaaatttttaaaaaggactggggatgatgttcagtggtacagagcttttgcttgaggccctgaattcaatcctcagtatcaaaataaagaaaaagaaaaaaaggcactTTTATTTACCAGCAGTAAGTTTCCTTTAATATCATTTTCTAGCCCACAAGGACTGAAGTTCAGATCCAGAAGTTCACTTGCTAATTATCTTCTCAAAAACGGAGAGACTTCTGTTAAACCAGAAGATTTTGATTTTACTGTACTTTCTAAAAGGGGCATCAGGCCGAGACATAAAGACAGCAGCTTGGCAGCTCCGACATCCCAACTGcaaaacaaaagtaatatttCAAACCGGAACCTCAGGACACGAAGCAGGTGGAAGAAAGATGTGCTTCCTCTGCCAAGTAGTGGTTCAGAGTTGCAAGAGAGCAAAGGACTGTCAAGCCCTACTTCCATTCCATTGACTTTGAAAGAAGATGAGCGTGATAATGATGTTAACTCCAGGAAGGTTAGAAAGTCCAAAGGAAAGGTGACGATTTTGAAAGGAATTCCAGTTAAGAAAACCAAAAGACGGTGCAGAAAGAGTCTTTCAGAGTCCATTGAAAGTAATGGAAAAGGAGAATCTCTGTATGATAAAGCAAATGCTGAATGTGAGCCTGTTGCACAAGACAGTGAGCTTGGCATCTCTGTCGCCGGAGTGAGCCCCGGGACCCTCCCCGTGACTGATGAGGTAAAGAGTACTGTAAAGGAAAACTCCCTGAATTCAGGgtcagattttcattttgaacaaATAACTTCTGGCGCCAAAACCAAATTGTGTTCGACcaaagaagcagaagcagagcGCAACGAGAAGTCTGAGGAGACCTTTTTAGAACCAGAGGAAATCAGATCAAAAGTAGACGACGGGGGAAAGAAGGAACATTTgcatattgacattttaaaatgcgGCTCTGAAATAGGCGACAAATGCTCACAAGGCAAGAAAGATTTTActtctgagaaaatatttcatggtATTCGGTGCATTACAGAGCTGTTAACCGTGGACTGAGGAGTTTATACGTTTAGATCTTGTATTTCATGTCTGTCCTGTGGTTAAGATACAGGCTGGACGAAAACATACGGCCATATAGTAGATCTATTCTCCAGTTTATCCTAATGCCCTGTTAACTGACCTTCCCATCTTCTTTCTAGCCAGTGATCTTAAGACTATAAGGAAAACTGAAAGTCTTCACTTGTGAAAAGTTCACAGAAGACTCCTCTTACGCACAAACTAGCTGAGAATAGCCACTGTCTCCACACGCCTGCTGTTACTTACTACTGATGTGTGacttccattttaattttgtatatatcatagtcatttttgtcttctattaTAATGTAGTGCTTCTCTAAAAGGCCTAAGGGTTCTAAATAATTCAGAAGTGTAATCACATAGTTCATCTATTATTTGTAATATGCTCTTAATACAGAGTTCAGAGCTGAGCCGTTTGGCTTTTATAATACCTCAGTGAATAATAGATAAAAAGGAGATCTTTTCAGCAGCCCTGTATTAGTTATTCATTATGCCATTATATTGGTATAATGGCATAATGAATAACTcccttaaagaagaatagtaATAGAACTTAATAATCCTTTGGGGGACAAATGGGTGGAGGGGGGATTAGACTTGATTCCTGATCTCAATCCCACCATAATTTTATGTCTCCTCTGACATGGAATTTCTCTACCTTAAACAGAAGGTGACCATATATACTTAGGACTCTTAGAGTTCAAGTCTGTCCTTAAAGACTGAGCATCTTAAAGAAAGCATTGGGGTTTATGTAGATTTATTGCTAATATAATGggcaaattaaatattaaaaacatcctTTTATGACTAAGACAAAAGTGTTCTATTCAGCTTATACTTAATGTTTGGATCTCAATATAAGATGAAATACCCTTAGATTACTAAGTGTCCAGTGGAATAGtaaagactttccttttttttttttaatttttattgtaaacaaatgagaagaCTTTCCTCTTGACTGAGCTAGGAACTGCTAAGTGAACTAGTAATAAAGGCGGCTAATTAGTCATTATTTATAGAAACCCACAGAAAACGTTAGCAAGTAACTAGTAAGAGCAGTTTCttttgttctggtttttttttttttttttttttttttttttttccctttctactGGGTTTTATCTACTCAAAATAGAACAGCAGAAAACACTAGACCAATCTGGAGACCTTGACACTTGTCCCAATTAGTCAGTCTCAGTATCATTTGGGGATAGTTACTTCAtgtctaagcctcagtttcttcatctgaaaaatagaaataatagccCATTTTTCACATCAAGAATATCGTGAGATAAAATGAGAATTGAAAAGATGATGTCATGCTGTACAAGTGCAAGGTAAAATTAACCGCAATTCAAATTTAGAGGATATGAGAAGAAGTAAGTACAACTAGTATAGAATTTTGAGAAGTCTGATAACATTCCCAGGAGATAGGAGTGTTGCAGGGTAGAAAGCTTAGATTTTTCTGCAGGTTctgttttgcttatatttttcccacctttttttctttttctttcttttcaattacAAGTGTTCATTccagaaattttagaaagtatagaaaataagaaatacaataaTCATTATACCATTTTggtttatgtcttttttttttttttttttttttttgtgtgtgtgtgtgtgtagtcttgGGGATTAAAAGCAGGtgtctaccactaagctacttccccaactctttttattttattttgagacagtttcaagGTTGGcctgaacttgtgttcctcctgcctcagcctcccgaatagcCAGGATTGAAGGCATGCCCTGTCACGCCCTGgtttatgtcattcttttttttttttttttttgggtgctggggatcgaacccagggccttgtgcttacaaggcaagcactctaccgactgagctgtctccccagcccctttgtcATTCTTAACCCATTGCATCCTGGAGTCCCATACGTAGGGACCTTATGGGCTAatgtctttctgtgtgtgtggtacatatgtatgtgttttcAGGAAATTGGGATCATATGTAGAATCTTGCTCTTTTCATTTATAAGTTAATGGGAAAATATTCATATAGATTCAAAAATGTTTTGATGACcacattgtataaatatgtcatactttaaaatattccatagtGTTTCCAATTTTTCAATACTGTGAGCTCTAAACAGAAATCCTAGGAAATGAATGTGACAGACTGGGTCAAGGGTCTGGACTCaggagccagactgcctgggtttgaatttgaGTTCTGATACTAGCTCTGTGACACTGGGCTTTTACTTAGCTTCTCTATGTCTcaatttccttgtctgtaaagtgGAACTAAAATAATGCCTGGTTCATAGGTCCCTAGTAggattaaattagttaaaattgaTATAACTACTTAGAATGATGCCCGGCATGCTTTATAAAAGTGGTTGAGTTATCATTTGATCCCTGACGATCTCTTTAAGCTAAACCATAGATTCTATATTCTCTGTTCACTGTTCCTTTTCAGAAGACACCATCATCCCACGGAcacaagtagaaaaaagaaagacaagccTGTATTTTTCCAGCAAGTATAACAAAGAAGGTATccctttcccagtgacaataTCAGATTATAAGCCAGTTTCAGGTGCTTAACTCTGATGCAGTGTGTCTTTTAGCCCTTAGCCCCCCACGACGCAAAGCCTTTAAGAAATGGACACCTCCTCGGTCACCGTTTAATCTTGTCCAAGAAACACTTTTTCACGACCCATGGAAGCTTCTCATTGCGACGATATTTCTCAATCGGACATCAGGTTTGTGGATTCTTCTCACTTGTGTCTTAGAGGAGGTGTGACCATGAGAAAGAGCAAATTGATTCGGAGGTCCATTTTGAGACTGTGACCTCAGCTAAGGTCTTCCCTTTCTGCCCTCAAGCTCTTCCCCCATGAGAAACTTAGACGACATCCAGTGGCCCTTTTAGCATTAAGAGCCAGATCATGTTTTGTACTTCCACATTAGCTTTGGTCATCAGTGCAAATTGGTCAATTATCATTTTTCCACCCTGTATCTTATATAAAAGCATTTCCTTTTCATTGAATGCACTTTGCATTCTGTGTGCCTCTGCACTAGTTATCTAGTGATCTGATTATTTAAAGACTTAATATTCACAAAGGCCAATTTCAGCAGAATTTTGGACTATTGACCAAATAGACAAGCAGTGTTGGTATTTGTCTCTAAAAGTGGCTGCTGGTTTGGGTAATGGCCTCTTGTCAGTAGTGAAAGAAAACCATTATGTGAGATTTCTAGATGAGAAACTACTTGAACCTAAAAGCAGCCCTTCC
This DNA window, taken from Sciurus carolinensis chromosome 19, mSciCar1.2, whole genome shotgun sequence, encodes the following:
- the Mbd4 gene encoding methyl-CpG-binding domain protein 4 gives rise to the protein MDIRSLGDCGPAPSVASRERPGPDQLCDLREEDVAVGLERVGEDDKQRRSRECKPLLQEALASSQFGGSTVTECPKPVPAGWQRVVKQRLSGKTAGRFDVYFISPQGLKFRSRSSLANYLLKNGETSVKPEDFDFTVLSKRGIRPRHKDSSLAAPTSQLQNKSNISNRNLRTRSRWKKDVLPLPSSGSELQESKGLSSPTSIPLTLKEDERDNDVNSRKVRKSKGKVTILKGIPVKKTKRRCRKSLSESIESNGKGESLYDKANAECEPVAQDSELGISVAGVSPGTLPVTDEVKSTVKENSLNSGSDFHFEQITSGAKTKLCSTKEAEAERNEKSEETFLEPEEIRSKVDDGGKKEHLHIDILKCGSEIGDKCSQEDTIIPRTQVEKRKTSLYFSSKYNKEALSPPRRKAFKKWTPPRSPFNLVQETLFHDPWKLLIATIFLNRTSGKMAIPVLWKFLEKYPSAEVARTADWRDVSELLKPLGLYDLRAKTIIKFSDEYLTKQWKYPIELHGIGKYGNDSYRIFCVNEWKQVHPEDHKLNKYHDWLWENHEKLSLS